One Streptomyces fagopyri DNA window includes the following coding sequences:
- a CDS encoding FAD-binding dehydrogenase: MENSVPPTAISRRRALTAAGGVLAGAALAAHTAPAFAAGSSDADAIVVGGGLAGLVATAELAAAGRKVLLLDQEPETNLGGQAFWSFGGLFLVDSDEQRLMGIKDSRELAWQDWLGAAGFDRGVEDPAGQDHWARKWAEAYVDFAAGEKRSWLYGLGVRWFPIVGWAERGGGLADGHGNSVPRFHVTWGTGPAVVEPFEKRVRAAVADGKVTFRFRHRVDEIVRTGGAVTGVRGAVLEPSNTARGKASSRTVVGDFELRAPVVIVTSGGIGANHDLVRRNWPARLGTPPKFMVTGVPAHVDGRMLGITEAAGGRIVNPDRMWHYTEGLRNYDPIWANHGIRILPGPSSMWFDATGKRFSAPDLPGYDTLHTLKSITDTGYGYSWFVTTQKIIAKEFALSGSEQNPDLTNKDVWMLLSRIWQTPEPIEKFKKNGADFVVASTLSELVTGMNKLTGDGLIDLAGLKRQIDARDREIDNPYTKDAQVMGIRNALAYTGDSLSRTAPIHKILDPGAGPLIAVRLNILTRKTLGGLQTDLSGRVLDAAGTPIPGLYAAGEVAGFGGGGVHGYRSLEGTFLGGCLFSGRQAGRAAAAAI, encoded by the coding sequence ATGGAGAACTCTGTGCCCCCCACCGCGATCAGCAGACGCCGGGCCCTGACGGCGGCGGGCGGTGTACTGGCCGGTGCCGCCCTCGCGGCCCACACGGCACCCGCCTTCGCGGCCGGGTCGTCGGACGCGGACGCGATCGTCGTCGGCGGCGGGCTCGCCGGTCTGGTCGCGACGGCCGAACTGGCCGCCGCCGGCCGCAAAGTACTGCTTCTGGACCAGGAACCCGAGACCAACCTGGGCGGACAGGCCTTCTGGTCCTTCGGCGGTCTCTTCCTGGTCGACTCCGACGAGCAGCGCCTGATGGGCATCAAGGACTCCCGGGAACTGGCGTGGCAGGACTGGCTGGGGGCCGCCGGTTTCGACCGCGGTGTCGAGGACCCGGCCGGCCAGGACCACTGGGCCCGCAAGTGGGCCGAGGCGTACGTGGACTTCGCGGCGGGGGAGAAGCGGTCCTGGCTCTACGGGCTGGGCGTGCGGTGGTTCCCGATCGTGGGGTGGGCCGAACGCGGCGGCGGCCTCGCGGACGGACACGGGAACTCGGTTCCCCGCTTCCATGTCACCTGGGGAACGGGACCCGCCGTGGTCGAGCCCTTCGAGAAGCGGGTACGGGCCGCGGTCGCGGACGGCAAGGTCACCTTCAGGTTCCGGCACCGCGTCGACGAGATCGTGCGCACCGGCGGCGCCGTGACGGGGGTCCGGGGCGCGGTCCTCGAACCGAGCAACACGGCTCGTGGCAAGGCCAGTTCGCGCACGGTGGTCGGCGACTTCGAACTCCGCGCGCCGGTCGTGATCGTCACCTCGGGAGGCATCGGCGCCAACCACGACCTCGTACGGCGGAACTGGCCGGCGCGGCTCGGCACCCCGCCCAAGTTCATGGTCACCGGTGTGCCGGCCCATGTGGACGGCCGGATGCTCGGGATCACCGAGGCGGCGGGCGGGCGCATCGTCAACCCCGACCGGATGTGGCACTACACGGAGGGTCTCAGGAACTACGACCCGATCTGGGCCAACCACGGCATCCGGATCCTGCCGGGACCGTCGTCGATGTGGTTCGACGCCACCGGCAAGCGCTTCTCCGCCCCCGACCTCCCCGGCTACGACACCCTCCACACGCTCAAGTCGATCACCGACACGGGCTACGGCTACTCCTGGTTCGTGACGACGCAGAAGATCATCGCGAAGGAGTTCGCGCTCTCCGGCTCGGAGCAGAATCCGGACCTCACCAACAAGGACGTCTGGATGCTGCTCTCGCGCATCTGGCAGACCCCGGAGCCCATCGAGAAGTTCAAGAAGAACGGGGCCGACTTCGTGGTCGCCTCCACGCTGTCCGAACTGGTCACCGGCATGAACAAGCTGACGGGGGACGGACTGATCGATCTCGCCGGCCTCAAACGGCAGATCGACGCGCGGGACCGGGAGATCGACAACCCGTACACCAAGGACGCCCAGGTCATGGGCATACGCAACGCGCTCGCCTACACCGGGGACTCGCTCAGCCGGACCGCGCCGATCCACAAGATCCTGGACCCCGGCGCCGGACCGCTGATCGCCGTACGGCTCAACATCCTCACCCGCAAGACCCTGGGCGGTCTGCAGACCGACCTCTCCGGCCGCGTCCTGGACGCCGCCGGCACGCCGATTCCCGGTCTGTACGCGGCCGGTGAGGTCGCGGGATTCGGCGGCGGGGGAGTGCACGGATACCGCTCGCTGGAAGGCACCTTCCTGGGCGGCTGCCTGTTCTCGGGGCGGCAGGCGGGACGGGCGGCGGCCGCCGCGATCTGA
- a CDS encoding LLM class flavin-dependent oxidoreductase yields MRFSVLDRSRTREGHDAAEALRDTVRLAQELERLGYHRFWVSEHHGVPGVAGSAPTVLAAAVAAATRTIRVGTGGVMLPNHRPLVVAEQFGVLESLFPGRIDMGLGRSVGFTAGVRRALGRDKEAAGSADFAAQLDELLGWFRGTSPTGVHARPAEGLTVPAFVLALGEGADIAARAGLPLVIGDLRNRDRMRRGIDHYRTAFRPSDWGREPYVVVSGTVAVAATPADAHRLLVPEAWSMAYARTHGTFPPLPPAERVETLAMTAKERDLYESGLTGQLAGTEERVADELAAVLDETGAQEVLVTTSTYDRGALLDSFRALARVAGLTPAQDPPSGPGDTTAR; encoded by the coding sequence GTGCGCTTCTCCGTCCTCGACCGCTCCCGCACCCGGGAGGGGCACGACGCCGCCGAGGCGCTGCGCGACACGGTGCGTCTGGCCCAGGAACTCGAACGGCTCGGCTACCACCGGTTCTGGGTCTCGGAGCATCACGGCGTGCCCGGCGTCGCCGGGTCCGCCCCGACGGTACTGGCCGCCGCGGTCGCCGCGGCCACCCGGACCATCCGGGTCGGGACCGGCGGAGTGATGCTGCCGAATCACCGGCCCCTGGTCGTGGCCGAGCAGTTCGGCGTTCTGGAGTCCCTCTTCCCCGGCCGGATCGACATGGGCCTCGGCCGCTCCGTCGGATTCACCGCCGGCGTGCGCAGGGCACTGGGACGGGACAAGGAGGCGGCCGGTTCCGCCGACTTCGCGGCCCAGCTCGACGAGTTGCTGGGCTGGTTCCGCGGCACGTCCCCGACCGGGGTGCACGCGCGCCCCGCCGAGGGGCTGACGGTGCCGGCGTTCGTGCTCGCCCTGGGCGAGGGCGCGGACATCGCGGCACGGGCGGGCCTGCCGCTGGTCATCGGCGACCTCAGGAACCGGGACAGGATGCGGCGCGGGATCGATCACTACCGTACGGCGTTCCGTCCGTCCGACTGGGGGCGCGAACCGTACGTCGTCGTCTCCGGCACGGTCGCGGTCGCGGCGACGCCGGCCGACGCGCACCGGCTGCTGGTCCCGGAGGCCTGGTCGATGGCGTACGCGCGCACGCACGGCACCTTCCCGCCGCTGCCGCCCGCCGAGCGCGTCGAGACCCTGGCGATGACCGCCAAGGAGCGCGACCTCTACGAGTCCGGGCTCACCGGTCAGCTCGCGGGAACCGAGGAGCGGGTCGCCGACGAGCTGGCCGCGGTGCTCGACGAGACGGGTGCGCAGGAGGTGCTCGTCACGACGAGCACCTACGACCGGGGGGCTCTGCTCGATTCCTTCCGCGCGCTCGCCCGGGTCGCGGGACTCACCCCGGCCCAGGACCCGCCGTCCGGACCGGGTGACACCACGGCGCGGTGA
- a CDS encoding ATP-binding cassette domain-containing protein, with protein MSDPHGPHDPYVRVRNAREHNLRGVDVDIPRDVLAVFTGVSGSGKSSLAFGTIYAEAQRRYFESVAPYARRLIHQVGAPKVGDITGLPPAVSLQQRRSAPTSRSSVGTVTHLSNSLRMLFSRAGDHPAGAERLDSDAFSPNTAAGACPECHGLGRVHRTSEELLVPDPSLSIRAGAIAAWPGAWQGKNLRDVLDALGHDVDRPWRELPAGEREWILFTDEQPVVTVHPVRDADRIQRPYQGTYMSARRYVMKTFSDSKSAPLRARAERFLSSAPCPVCGGGRLRPEALAVTFAGRTIAELAALPLTELATTLRPDGETARVLTDDLGARIAPVVELGLGYLSLDRATPTLSTGELQRLRLATQLRSGLFGVVYVLDEPSAGLHPADTEALLTVLDRLRSAGNSVFVVEHHLDVVRAADWLVDVGPRAGEHGGRVLHSGPVAELAGVEASATARFLFDRSPAPSREVRSPRGQLKVGPVHRHNLRGATAEIPLGVFTAVTGVSGSGKSTLIGEVTEELEGVGRLVSVDQRPIGRTPRSNLATYTGLFDVVRKVFAGTGAARRRDYGVGRFSFNVAGGRCETCQGEGFVSVELLFLPSTYTPCPDCGGARYNPETLEVTHRGRNIAQVLDMTVETAAEFFGDTPAAVRSLSTLLDVGLGYLRLGQPATELSGGEAQRIKLAGELQRIRRGHTLYLLDEPTAGLHPADVEVLMRQLHGLVDAGHTVVVVEHTMAVVAGADWVIDLGPGGGDAGGRIVAVGPPAEVARAAGSTTAPYLARALAARVRP; from the coding sequence ATGTCCGATCCGCACGGCCCCCACGACCCCTACGTCCGGGTACGGAACGCCCGTGAGCACAATCTGCGCGGCGTGGACGTCGACATTCCGCGGGACGTCCTCGCCGTCTTCACCGGTGTCTCGGGCTCGGGCAAGTCCTCGCTGGCGTTCGGGACGATCTACGCGGAGGCCCAGCGGCGCTACTTCGAGTCGGTCGCGCCGTACGCGCGGCGGCTGATCCACCAGGTCGGGGCGCCGAAGGTCGGGGACATCACCGGGCTGCCGCCCGCGGTCTCGCTCCAGCAGCGCCGTTCGGCGCCGACCTCACGCTCGTCCGTCGGCACGGTCACCCATCTCTCCAACTCCCTGCGGATGCTGTTCTCCCGGGCCGGCGACCATCCGGCCGGCGCCGAACGCCTCGACTCGGACGCCTTCTCGCCGAACACGGCGGCCGGAGCCTGCCCGGAGTGCCACGGACTCGGCCGCGTCCACCGTACGAGCGAGGAGTTGCTGGTCCCGGACCCCTCACTGTCGATCCGCGCGGGCGCGATCGCCGCGTGGCCCGGTGCCTGGCAGGGCAAGAACCTGCGCGACGTGCTCGACGCGCTGGGCCACGACGTGGACCGTCCCTGGCGCGAACTGCCCGCCGGAGAGCGGGAGTGGATCCTGTTCACGGACGAGCAGCCGGTCGTCACCGTGCACCCGGTGCGGGACGCGGATCGTATCCAACGCCCGTACCAGGGCACGTACATGAGCGCACGGCGCTATGTCATGAAGACCTTCTCGGATTCGAAGAGCGCGCCGTTGCGGGCCAGGGCCGAGCGGTTCCTCAGCAGCGCCCCGTGTCCGGTGTGCGGCGGCGGCCGACTGCGTCCCGAGGCGCTGGCGGTGACCTTCGCCGGGCGGACGATCGCGGAGCTCGCCGCGCTGCCCTTGACCGAGCTGGCGACGACGCTGCGCCCGGACGGGGAGACGGCCCGGGTACTCACGGACGACCTCGGGGCGCGTATCGCCCCCGTCGTCGAACTCGGCCTCGGATACCTCAGCCTCGACCGCGCCACCCCCACCCTCTCCACGGGGGAGCTGCAACGGCTGCGGCTGGCCACGCAGTTGAGGTCCGGACTGTTCGGTGTCGTCTACGTGCTCGACGAGCCGTCCGCCGGTCTGCACCCGGCCGACACCGAGGCCCTGCTCACGGTCCTGGACCGGCTCAGGTCGGCGGGCAACTCGGTGTTCGTCGTGGAGCACCACCTCGACGTCGTACGTGCCGCGGACTGGCTCGTCGACGTCGGTCCGCGGGCGGGCGAGCACGGCGGCCGGGTGCTGCACAGCGGTCCGGTGGCGGAGCTCGCCGGGGTCGAGGCGTCGGCCACGGCCCGCTTCCTCTTCGACCGATCGCCCGCGCCGTCACGTGAAGTCCGTTCCCCGCGCGGACAGTTGAAGGTCGGTCCGGTGCACCGGCACAATCTGCGGGGAGCGACCGCCGAGATCCCGCTCGGCGTGTTCACCGCCGTCACGGGCGTGTCCGGTTCCGGCAAGTCCACACTCATCGGCGAGGTGACGGAGGAGCTGGAGGGGGTCGGCCGGCTCGTCTCCGTCGACCAGCGTCCCATCGGGCGCACCCCGCGCTCCAACCTGGCCACCTACACGGGCCTCTTCGACGTCGTACGCAAGGTGTTCGCCGGGACCGGGGCGGCACGCCGGCGGGACTACGGTGTCGGGCGCTTCTCGTTCAACGTCGCCGGCGGTCGTTGCGAGACCTGTCAGGGCGAGGGGTTCGTGAGTGTCGAACTGCTCTTCCTGCCGAGCACGTACACGCCGTGCCCGGACTGCGGCGGGGCCCGCTACAACCCCGAGACCCTCGAAGTGACCCATCGGGGAAGGAACATCGCGCAGGTGCTGGACATGACGGTGGAGACCGCGGCGGAGTTCTTCGGGGACACCCCGGCCGCGGTCCGCAGCCTCAGCACGCTCCTCGACGTGGGCCTCGGCTATCTGCGCCTCGGCCAGCCCGCGACGGAGCTGTCCGGCGGCGAGGCCCAGCGCATCAAGCTGGCCGGCGAGTTGCAGCGCATCCGCCGCGGGCACACGCTCTACCTCCTCGACGAACCGACGGCCGGGCTGCATCCGGCCGATGTCGAGGTGCTGATGCGCCAGTTGCACGGACTGGTCGACGCGGGCCACACCGTCGTGGTCGTCGAGCACACCATGGCGGTGGTCGCGGGCGCGGACTGGGTGATCGACCTGGGGCCGGGCGGCGGGGACGCCGGCGGCCGGATCGTGGCGGTGGGACCACCGGCCGAGGTCGCGAGGGCGGCGGGAAGCACGACGGCCCCCTATCTGGCCCGCGCGCTCGCCGCGAGGGTCCGGCCGTAG
- a CDS encoding lysophospholipid acyltransferase family protein: MALTDAGVRSVWLPSAPCTPGACVERTGSVAAVPRAVLRLTAVVVLLVVGVALCPVGGRIPSRAVRTWARGVARAAGVRVRITGAAAPGGGLLMVANHISWLDIPLLAAVRPARMLAKSEIRRWPVAGPLAARGGVLFIERDRLRALPGTVAHIAGLLREGAAVVAFPEGSTWCGRAQGHFRRAVFQAALDAGVPVQPVRLHYRFARGAASTAPAFVGDDSLLASLWRVVSARGLVAEVEVRPVLAPGSHTDRRDLARAAQGGPHPRDGLASTAAHL, translated from the coding sequence ATGGCGCTCACCGACGCCGGGGTACGGAGCGTCTGGCTGCCCAGCGCGCCCTGCACCCCGGGGGCCTGCGTGGAACGCACGGGATCCGTCGCGGCCGTACCGCGGGCCGTGCTGCGGCTCACCGCGGTCGTCGTCCTGCTCGTCGTCGGCGTCGCGCTCTGCCCGGTCGGCGGACGGATCCCGTCCCGGGCGGTGCGGACCTGGGCCCGCGGTGTCGCGCGCGCGGCGGGCGTCCGGGTCCGGATCACCGGCGCCGCCGCACCCGGCGGCGGTCTGCTGATGGTCGCCAACCACATCTCGTGGCTCGACATCCCCCTGCTCGCGGCCGTCCGGCCGGCCAGGATGCTCGCCAAGTCGGAGATCCGGCGGTGGCCGGTCGCGGGTCCACTGGCCGCGCGCGGCGGTGTCCTGTTCATCGAACGCGACCGGCTGCGCGCCCTGCCGGGCACGGTCGCGCACATCGCCGGGCTGCTGCGCGAGGGTGCCGCCGTCGTGGCGTTCCCCGAGGGCAGCACCTGGTGCGGCAGGGCGCAGGGGCACTTCCGGCGGGCCGTCTTCCAGGCGGCGCTGGACGCCGGCGTGCCGGTCCAGCCGGTGCGTCTGCACTACCGGTTCGCGCGGGGGGCGGCGAGCACCGCGCCCGCCTTCGTCGGGGACGACTCCCTGCTCGCCTCGCTGTGGCGGGTAGTCTCGGCGCGCGGGCTGGTCGCGGAGGTCGAGGTGCGGCCCGTGCTCGCGCCGGGCAGCCATACCGACCGACGAGACCTGGCGCGCGCCGCGCAGGGAGGCCCGCATCCCCGGGACGGCCTCGCGTCGACGGCCGCCCATCTCTGA
- a CDS encoding GNAT family N-acetyltransferase, protein MTGVSTLDSPPQPLAPTRYTVSLARSEEDVRAAQRLRHDVFAGEMGALLTTPQPGLDIDSFDAYCDHLLVRDTLTDQVVGTYRLLPPDRAAVAGRLYSESEFDLRPLDAIRPGLVEVGRSCVHPDHRDGAVIGLIWAGIARYMVDGGHEWLAGCCSIPLADGGALAAGTWDRVRAKYLAPEEYRVSPRLPWSAEGVARPSRTELPPLLRGYLRLGAWVCAEPAHDPDFGVADLYVLLSMRRVDPRYLRHFLSLVPA, encoded by the coding sequence ATGACCGGCGTTTCCACCCTCGACAGCCCCCCGCAGCCGCTGGCCCCCACCCGCTACACCGTCTCCCTCGCCCGCTCCGAGGAGGACGTCCGGGCCGCCCAGCGGCTGCGCCACGACGTCTTCGCGGGAGAGATGGGCGCCCTGCTGACCACTCCGCAGCCGGGCCTCGACATCGACTCCTTCGACGCCTACTGCGACCACCTGCTGGTCCGCGACACGCTGACCGACCAGGTCGTCGGCACCTACCGGCTGCTGCCGCCGGACCGGGCCGCGGTCGCCGGCCGGCTCTACTCGGAGAGCGAGTTCGACCTCCGCCCGCTCGACGCGATCCGCCCCGGGCTCGTCGAGGTCGGCCGCTCCTGCGTACACCCCGACCACCGCGACGGCGCGGTCATCGGCCTCATCTGGGCCGGCATAGCGCGGTACATGGTCGACGGCGGCCACGAATGGCTCGCGGGCTGCTGCTCGATCCCGCTCGCCGACGGCGGCGCGCTCGCGGCGGGCACCTGGGACCGGGTGCGGGCCAAGTACCTGGCGCCCGAGGAGTACCGGGTGTCGCCACGGCTGCCCTGGTCCGCCGAGGGCGTCGCCCGCCCGTCGCGCACCGAGCTGCCCCCGCTGCTGCGCGGCTATCTCCGGCTCGGCGCCTGGGTCTGCGCCGAACCCGCGCACGACCCGGACTTCGGGGTCGCCGACCTGTACGTGCTGCTGTCGATGCGGCGGGTCGACCCGCGCTATCTGCGGCACTTCCTCTCGCTCGTACCGGCCTGA
- a CDS encoding succinate dehydrogenase/fumarate reductase iron-sulfur subunit, whose amino-acid sequence MKLTLRVWRQKNADADGAMSTYEVDDISADMSFLEMLDTLNEELILKGEDPVAFDHDCREGICGACSLVINGDAHGPERTTSCQLHMRSFRDGDTIDVEPWRAAAFPVVKDLVVDRSAFDRIIQAGGYITAPTGAAPEAHATPVPKPDADLAFEHAECIGCGACVAACPNGAAMLFTSAKINHLNVLPQGAPERETRVLDMVAQMDEEGFGGCTLAGECATACPKGIPLVSITSMNKEWLRATRKAGRR is encoded by the coding sequence ATGAAGCTCACCCTGCGCGTCTGGCGCCAGAAGAACGCCGACGCCGACGGAGCGATGTCCACGTACGAAGTGGACGACATCTCGGCCGACATGTCCTTCCTGGAGATGCTCGACACCCTCAACGAGGAGCTCATCCTCAAGGGGGAGGACCCGGTCGCCTTCGACCACGACTGCCGCGAGGGCATCTGCGGCGCGTGCTCGCTCGTCATCAACGGTGACGCCCACGGCCCCGAACGCACGACGTCCTGCCAGCTGCACATGCGTTCCTTCCGGGACGGCGACACGATCGACGTCGAACCGTGGCGCGCCGCCGCCTTCCCCGTCGTCAAGGACCTGGTGGTCGACCGGTCGGCCTTCGACCGGATCATCCAGGCCGGCGGCTACATCACCGCCCCGACCGGTGCCGCCCCCGAGGCGCACGCCACGCCCGTGCCGAAGCCGGACGCCGACCTCGCCTTCGAGCACGCCGAGTGCATCGGCTGCGGGGCGTGCGTGGCGGCCTGCCCGAACGGCGCGGCGATGCTGTTCACCTCCGCGAAGATCAACCACCTGAACGTGCTGCCGCAGGGGGCGCCCGAGCGCGAGACCCGGGTGCTCGACATGGTGGCCCAGATGGACGAGGAGGGCTTCGGCGGGTGCACCCTCGCCGGGGAGTGCGCCACCGCCTGCCCGAAGGGCATCCCGCTGGTCTCCATCACCAGCATGAACAAGGAGTGGCTGCGGGCCACGCGCAAGGCCGGACGACGCTGA
- a CDS encoding fumarate reductase/succinate dehydrogenase flavoprotein subunit, with product MTASSAYTDYATGEPVADDKAPRGPINERWDTRRFEAKLVNPANRRKHRVIVVGTGLAGGSAGATLAEQGYHVVQFCYQDSPRRAHSIAAQGGINAAKNYRNDGDSVHRLFYDTVKGGDFRARESNVRRLAQISVEIIDQCVAQGVPFAREYGGLLDTRSFGGVQVSRTFYARGQTGQQLLLGAYQALSRQIAAGTVEMHPRTEMLDLIVVDGRARGIVARDLVTGRVDTYYADAVVLASGGYGNVFYLSTNAMNSNATAIWRAHRRGAYFANPCFTQIHPTCIPRTGDHQSKLTLMSESLRNDGRIWVPKAAGDTRPPNEIPEDERDYYLERIYPSFGNLVPRDIASRAAKNVCDEGRGVGPGGQGVYLDFADAIGRMGKAKVEEKYGNLFDMYARITAEDPYTVPMRIYPAVHYTMGGLWVDYDLQTTVPGLFAIGEANFSDHGANRLGASALMQGLADGYFVLPATINDYLARNPHHEEVTDEHPAVQEVMAETEDRLRLLLAVDGDRTPDSFHREVGELMWEFCGMARTETGLRKALERIPQIREEFWRRIKVPGTGEEFNQSLEKANRVVDYLELAELMCLDALHRAESCGGHFREESQTPDGEAERRDEEFSYAAAWEFTDTGAAPVLHKEDLVFEYVHPTQRSYA from the coding sequence ATGACCGCATCGTCCGCATACACCGACTACGCGACCGGTGAGCCGGTCGCCGACGACAAGGCTCCGCGAGGACCGATCAACGAGCGCTGGGACACCCGCCGCTTCGAGGCCAAGCTGGTCAACCCCGCCAACCGCCGCAAGCACCGGGTGATCGTCGTGGGCACCGGCCTCGCGGGCGGCTCCGCCGGCGCCACCCTCGCCGAACAGGGCTACCACGTCGTCCAGTTCTGCTACCAGGACTCACCCCGCCGGGCCCACTCGATCGCCGCCCAGGGCGGCATCAACGCGGCCAAGAACTACCGCAACGACGGCGACTCCGTCCACCGGCTGTTCTACGACACCGTCAAGGGCGGGGACTTCAGGGCCCGGGAGTCCAACGTCCGCCGGCTCGCGCAGATCTCCGTCGAGATCATCGACCAGTGCGTCGCCCAGGGCGTCCCCTTCGCCCGTGAGTACGGCGGCCTGCTCGACACCCGCTCCTTCGGCGGCGTCCAGGTCTCCCGCACCTTCTACGCCCGCGGCCAGACGGGCCAGCAACTGCTGCTCGGCGCCTACCAGGCGCTGTCCCGCCAGATCGCCGCGGGCACCGTCGAGATGCACCCGCGCACCGAGATGCTCGACCTGATCGTGGTGGACGGCAGAGCGCGCGGAATCGTCGCCCGCGACCTGGTCACGGGCCGCGTCGACACGTACTACGCGGACGCGGTCGTCCTGGCCAGCGGCGGCTACGGCAACGTCTTCTACCTCTCGACGAACGCCATGAACTCCAACGCCACCGCGATCTGGCGGGCCCACCGGCGCGGCGCCTACTTCGCCAACCCCTGCTTCACCCAGATCCACCCCACCTGCATCCCGCGCACCGGCGACCACCAGTCCAAACTGACGCTGATGAGCGAGTCGCTCCGCAACGACGGCCGCATCTGGGTCCCGAAGGCCGCCGGCGACACCCGCCCGCCGAACGAGATCCCCGAGGACGAGCGCGACTACTACCTGGAGCGCATCTACCCGTCCTTCGGCAACCTGGTGCCCCGCGACATCGCCTCCCGCGCCGCGAAGAACGTGTGCGACGAGGGCAGGGGAGTGGGCCCCGGCGGACAGGGCGTCTACCTGGACTTCGCCGACGCCATCGGACGCATGGGCAAGGCGAAGGTCGAGGAGAAGTACGGCAACCTCTTCGACATGTACGCCCGGATCACCGCCGAGGACCCGTACACCGTCCCGATGCGGATCTACCCGGCCGTGCACTACACGATGGGCGGACTCTGGGTCGACTACGACCTCCAGACCACCGTCCCCGGCCTGTTCGCGATCGGCGAGGCCAACTTCTCCGACCACGGGGCCAACCGCCTCGGCGCCTCGGCCCTGATGCAGGGCCTCGCCGACGGCTACTTCGTCCTGCCGGCCACGATCAACGACTACCTCGCCCGAAACCCGCACCACGAGGAGGTCACCGACGAACACCCCGCCGTCCAGGAGGTGATGGCGGAGACCGAGGACCGGCTGCGGCTGCTCCTCGCCGTCGACGGCGACCGCACCCCCGACTCCTTCCACCGCGAGGTCGGTGAACTCATGTGGGAGTTCTGCGGTATGGCCCGCACCGAGACGGGACTGCGCAAGGCACTGGAGCGGATCCCCCAGATCCGCGAGGAGTTCTGGCGGCGGATCAAGGTCCCCGGCACCGGCGAGGAGTTCAACCAGTCGCTGGAGAAGGCCAATCGCGTCGTCGACTACCTGGAGCTCGCCGAGCTCATGTGCCTCGACGCGCTGCACCGGGCGGAGTCCTGCGGCGGCCACTTCCGCGAGGAGTCCCAGACCCCGGACGGCGAGGCGGAACGCCGGGACGAGGAGTTCTCGTACGCGGCCGCCTGGGAGTTCACCGACACCGGCGCCGCACCCGTCCTGCACAAGGAAGACCTCGTCTTCGAGTACGTACACCCCACCCAGCGGAGCTACGCATGA
- a CDS encoding succinate dehydrogenase, whose translation MTRTVWDSSLGKKTVMAVSGLIMLLYLVVHMLGNLKIFFGAGDFNHYAHWLRTIGEPFLHYEWALWIIRVVLVLAVVAHATAAYQLSRRDIRARPSRYVHTKPRSSYATRTMRWGGIILGLFIVWHLLDLTTGTVHSGGFQSGHPYQNVVDTFSTWYGDVIYIVAMLALGLHIRHGFWSAAQTLGAGSHTRDRALKTIANVLALVLTAGFIAVPVAVMTGVVS comes from the coding sequence ATCACCCGCACCGTGTGGGACAGCTCGCTCGGGAAGAAGACCGTGATGGCGGTGAGCGGCCTGATCATGCTGCTCTACCTGGTCGTCCACATGCTCGGCAACCTGAAGATCTTCTTCGGCGCGGGCGATTTCAACCACTACGCGCACTGGCTGCGCACCATTGGTGAACCGTTCCTGCACTACGAGTGGGCCCTGTGGATCATCCGCGTGGTCCTGGTCCTCGCCGTCGTCGCGCACGCCACCGCCGCCTACCAGCTGAGCCGCCGCGACATCCGGGCGCGCCCCAGCCGGTACGTCCACACGAAGCCCCGGTCGAGCTACGCCACGCGCACCATGCGCTGGGGCGGGATCATCCTCGGCCTCTTCATCGTCTGGCACCTCCTCGACCTGACGACCGGCACCGTGCACTCCGGTGGCTTCCAGTCCGGACACCCGTACCAGAACGTCGTCGACACCTTCTCGACCTGGTACGGCGACGTGATCTACATCGTCGCCATGCTCGCGCTCGGCCTGCACATCCGGCACGGCTTCTGGAGCGCGGCTCAGACCCTGGGCGCCGGCAGCCACACCCGCGACCGCGCCCTCAAGACCATCGCCAACGTCCTCGCGCTGGTGCTGACCGCGGGCTTCATCGCCGTACCCGTGGCCGTGATGACCGGAGTGGTGAGCTGA